Proteins encoded in a region of the Streptomyces akebiae genome:
- a CDS encoding protein kinase domain-containing protein yields MTLLKDDPTWVGRYRLESRLGSGGMGVVYRACSASGQVVALKVIRRQWAESPEFRARFQLEVAAARMVHSKHTVPIIDADPYATDPWMASRYIPGQSLAARVREHGPLDEPELRALAWALAGALGDIHRAGVVHRDLKPGNVLLSERGPLIIDFGVSRAVDGRPLTAAGQIVGTPAFMAPEQFTTPSEAGPAADVFSLGCVLVFAATGRSPFDAGSAYASAHLSRHEKPDLSALPESLHDLVADCLRKPPAERPTPEDLLLALVSSEPKRTTARHAAVHTLRIITTRWLNQRVPAWLMTLTVLASAATGIGTVALWPSTPASSPTTRSAEEGWRPWEARLTGNGGIQRCTAYDEVIYCVTGNGSVARINTFDDGRIAWTSAAPADRYANFTSPRGGTVVLGVARGMVFIVRERARELPDDGQEPLRSRIYALDADTGRTLWTRLLPDIAFPEVPLFQVAQLVRVRQTLYITDPVKNEIVAVNVATRSTRWKRPLRTDEVLAATSDGLYALQTLTKRGQHPKRTAITAIEPATGHTAWTTTKNGILDFAASVPGALYLAERTSNGGGARNTAVIRLDTRTRADVRVPVPGGFRCRFAPSITQGATDHYGVADRDTFYLEGDDGETIAVDTKSKTTRWHGEPETPGTLPVPTLLDNQLLYPTSYGEVIAVDTRTGEPLWQTHPRAAAIKRPWGSLSPVMVVNGRLYAVSARNSVFAVDASPPPPTPDQQA; encoded by the coding sequence GTGACGCTGCTGAAGGACGATCCCACCTGGGTGGGCAGGTACCGCTTGGAGAGCCGGCTCGGGTCGGGGGGCATGGGGGTGGTGTACCGGGCATGCTCCGCGTCCGGTCAGGTCGTCGCGCTGAAGGTGATACGCCGTCAGTGGGCCGAGAGCCCGGAGTTCCGGGCCCGCTTCCAGCTGGAGGTTGCCGCCGCCCGCATGGTCCACAGCAAGCACACGGTGCCGATCATCGACGCCGATCCATACGCAACGGACCCGTGGATGGCCAGCCGCTACATCCCGGGACAGTCCCTCGCTGCCCGTGTACGGGAGCATGGACCACTCGACGAGCCGGAACTCCGCGCGCTGGCCTGGGCGTTGGCCGGTGCTCTGGGAGACATCCACCGGGCGGGGGTGGTGCATCGCGACCTCAAACCCGGCAACGTGCTGCTGAGCGAGCGCGGCCCGCTGATCATCGACTTCGGCGTCTCCCGAGCCGTCGACGGAAGACCCCTCACCGCCGCCGGCCAGATTGTCGGCACCCCCGCCTTCATGGCACCCGAACAGTTCACCACGCCCTCTGAAGCCGGACCGGCGGCCGATGTGTTCTCTCTGGGGTGCGTGCTCGTTTTCGCCGCGACCGGACGCAGTCCCTTCGACGCCGGCAGCGCCTACGCATCAGCTCACCTGAGCAGGCACGAGAAGCCCGACCTCAGTGCTCTGCCCGAGTCCTTGCACGACCTGGTCGCGGACTGCCTGCGGAAGCCTCCGGCCGAACGGCCCACCCCTGAAGATCTGCTGTTGGCCCTGGTTTCCTCCGAACCAAAGCGAACAACAGCCCGTCATGCAGCGGTTCACACGCTGCGTATCATCACGACCCGCTGGCTGAATCAACGGGTGCCCGCTTGGCTGATGACCCTTACAGTCCTGGCATCCGCGGCAACAGGGATCGGTACGGTGGCCCTCTGGCCGTCAACTCCAGCCTCCTCGCCGACGACCAGGTCCGCCGAGGAGGGCTGGCGCCCGTGGGAGGCACGCCTCACGGGGAACGGCGGCATCCAGCGGTGTACCGCATATGACGAAGTCATCTACTGTGTCACTGGCAATGGCTCCGTCGCCCGCATCAATACGTTTGACGACGGCCGCATCGCCTGGACGAGTGCAGCGCCCGCTGACCGGTACGCCAACTTCACATCCCCAAGGGGCGGCACGGTCGTACTTGGCGTCGCCCGCGGCATGGTGTTCATCGTCCGAGAGCGTGCCCGCGAGTTACCCGACGACGGACAGGAACCACTGCGCTCCCGGATCTACGCGCTGGATGCCGACACCGGTCGGACGCTATGGACCCGTCTCCTTCCCGACATCGCATTTCCGGAGGTCCCCCTATTCCAGGTCGCGCAGTTGGTGAGGGTGAGACAGACCCTGTACATCACGGACCCGGTCAAAAACGAGATCGTGGCGGTCAACGTGGCCACCCGCAGCACCCGGTGGAAACGGCCTCTCCGTACAGACGAGGTACTCGCCGCCACGTCCGACGGACTGTACGCCCTCCAGACACTGACGAAGCGCGGTCAACACCCCAAGCGCACCGCAATCACAGCCATCGAGCCGGCAACCGGGCACACAGCGTGGACCACGACCAAGAACGGGATTCTCGACTTCGCGGCTTCCGTACCGGGCGCCCTGTACCTGGCCGAACGCACGTCGAACGGTGGCGGTGCCAGGAACACCGCGGTGATCCGCCTCGACACCCGGACCCGCGCCGACGTGCGCGTCCCCGTCCCAGGAGGTTTCAGGTGCCGCTTCGCGCCAAGCATCACGCAAGGAGCCACCGACCACTATGGGGTGGCTGATCGCGACACCTTCTACCTTGAGGGCGACGACGGCGAGACCATCGCCGTGGACACCAAGAGCAAGACCACGCGGTGGCACGGTGAACCGGAGACACCTGGCACGTTGCCCGTGCCAACCCTCCTCGACAACCAGCTCCTCTACCCCACTTCCTATGGAGAGGTGATCGCCGTGGACACCCGTACGGGCGAGCCACTCTGGCAGACCCACCCGCGTGCCGCCGCTATCAAACGCCCATGGGGCTCATTGAGCCCGGTCATGGTCGTCAATGGCAGGCTGTATGCCGTCTCCGCCCGCAACAGCGTCTTCGCGGTCGATGCGAGCCCGCCCCCACCCACCCCTGATCAGCAAGCGTGA
- a CDS encoding DUF2637 domain-containing protein — protein MNRNGRITLVVGLVAVVLMAFRVSWNALSDVARAIGADPTAAVLYPIVIDGLMALALVATLVLTGNDRKFALRVLATYTIASLLLNYVHGLIPALHTESVQWGRLADWDPANWALVLLATSLPVGSIYFGSDLVAKVLHHNPESADSAEAAFARSESRQADEQATRSTSDQAESAPEQLTESAPVKVAKAPVTRPTQADESAPATRPPRSAAAVESTGAAPRRATGRVRATAKSNADRTRTDAEILDEARLLTAEWSDDRLTAERLRGELRIGQKRARALRDQLQAERTSQAEPTEYDGVEAEPLDGLDEAVSQRQWELDTAPVGSA, from the coding sequence GTGAACCGCAATGGACGCATCACCCTCGTCGTCGGCTTGGTGGCCGTCGTCCTCATGGCCTTCCGGGTCTCGTGGAACGCGCTGTCCGACGTGGCCCGCGCCATCGGCGCCGACCCCACCGCCGCCGTGCTCTACCCGATCGTCATCGACGGGCTGATGGCCCTCGCGCTGGTCGCCACGCTCGTGCTGACCGGTAACGACCGGAAGTTCGCGCTGCGGGTCCTGGCGACCTACACGATCGCCAGCCTCCTGCTGAACTACGTGCACGGCCTCATCCCGGCCCTACACACCGAGTCGGTCCAGTGGGGCCGACTGGCCGACTGGGACCCCGCGAACTGGGCCCTCGTACTGCTGGCGACCTCGCTCCCGGTCGGGTCGATCTACTTCGGGTCGGACCTCGTGGCGAAGGTGCTGCACCACAACCCCGAGTCGGCTGACTCGGCCGAAGCAGCCTTTGCCCGGTCGGAGAGTCGGCAAGCCGACGAGCAGGCCACACGGTCGACGTCTGACCAGGCCGAATCGGCCCCCGAGCAGCTGACCGAGTCGGCCCCCGTGAAGGTCGCCAAGGCGCCCGTGACGAGGCCGACCCAGGCCGACGAGTCGGCCCCCGCCACCCGACCGCCCCGGTCGGCCGCCGCCGTGGAGTCGACCGGAGCCGCCCCGCGTCGGGCGACCGGTCGGGTCCGCGCCACCGCCAAGTCGAACGCCGACCGCACCCGCACCGACGCCGAAATCCTCGACGAGGCTCGACTCCTGACCGCCGAGTGGAGCGACGACCGGCTGACCGCGGAGCGTCTGCGCGGCGAACTACGGATCGGCCAGAAACGCGCCCGCGCTCTGCGCGACCAGCTGCAGGCCGAGCGCACCAGCCAGGCCGAGCCCACCGAGTACGACGGCGTCGAGGCCGAGCCTCTCGACGGGCTCGATGAAGCCGTCTCCCAGCGGCAGTGGGAGCTCGACACTGCCCCCGTCGGCTCCGCCTGA
- a CDS encoding DUF6602 domain-containing protein yields the protein MTDLLASNDGPSEGQHHDLHDFMEETATELAREYTRITRRSKEDPGTAGDEAESNWQEILKGYLPPSLPVVTKGRILGVDGRSSPQVDVLVLSPNYPKRLLGRKQYLASGVLAAFECKLTLRQRDLSKIGENARLIRDLAPENEPSVYGNLHSSIIYGVLAHSSEWSSHADPEGPDYEFRLDPLRDWPTPLDGALKRLMDRAAHPRDLLDVLCIADLACYERDTRVIPGKEYFSPGDWARLKANHQISDEGEVSTSYFRPARFHSLGNATESALFSFIVKILYGISWKIPSCQAMAEYWRLSQNEEVRELRCGPSRSWPLSVLSEHVLAKIEAGSLEQGHCWCGWGSKFE from the coding sequence GTGACTGACTTGCTTGCCAGCAACGACGGCCCATCTGAAGGGCAACACCACGACCTCCACGACTTCATGGAGGAAACTGCAACAGAGTTGGCGAGGGAATACACGCGGATCACACGCAGATCGAAGGAGGATCCGGGAACAGCGGGCGATGAGGCTGAGAGCAATTGGCAGGAGATCCTTAAGGGCTATCTCCCGCCATCTCTCCCAGTGGTCACCAAGGGACGCATCCTCGGCGTGGACGGTCGCTCCAGCCCTCAAGTTGATGTGCTGGTGCTTAGCCCCAACTACCCGAAGCGACTTTTGGGGAGGAAGCAATACCTGGCATCTGGCGTTTTGGCTGCCTTCGAGTGCAAACTCACGCTTCGCCAACGAGACCTCTCTAAGATCGGTGAAAATGCCCGGCTCATACGTGATCTCGCACCCGAGAACGAGCCGTCCGTATATGGAAACCTTCATTCATCGATCATTTACGGGGTCCTCGCCCACAGTAGTGAGTGGTCGTCGCATGCCGATCCGGAGGGCCCGGACTATGAATTTCGGCTCGACCCTCTTAGGGACTGGCCGACACCCCTGGATGGGGCCCTGAAAAGGCTCATGGACCGCGCAGCTCACCCTCGGGACCTGTTGGACGTGCTATGCATCGCCGACCTGGCCTGCTACGAAAGGGACACGCGAGTAATTCCAGGGAAGGAGTATTTCTCTCCTGGTGACTGGGCGCGACTGAAAGCGAATCATCAAATCTCCGACGAAGGTGAAGTATCGACTAGTTATTTCCGCCCCGCAAGGTTCCACAGCCTTGGAAATGCGACGGAAAGCGCGCTGTTCAGCTTCATCGTAAAGATCCTTTATGGTATTTCCTGGAAGATTCCGAGCTGTCAGGCGATGGCGGAATATTGGCGCCTATCCCAGAACGAGGAAGTCCGCGAGCTCCGCTGTGGTCCTAGTCGTTCATGGCCGCTGTCCGTCCTGTCGGAGCACGTACTCGCCAAAATAGAGGCGGGCTCCCTTGAGCAAGGGCACTGCTGGTGCGGGTGGGGCTCCAAGTTCGAGTAG
- a CDS encoding helix-turn-helix domain-containing protein translates to MSGEEGTERAGPGRPMPEDHAAARIKLEREVRGWSTVKLAEEMAAAGHPINQSAIWRIESGKPRRRVNLDEALGFCQVFDITMQDLTGPPGELATPRVRELAQTYVQMTLEYRQLRAAIDRNQMHLREIQMELDAYGDKGPEQRGQVDELLRLEERAAMRNLHPSQARRRNQGQPPADE, encoded by the coding sequence ATGAGCGGCGAGGAAGGTACGGAGCGCGCCGGCCCAGGTCGTCCGATGCCGGAGGATCACGCCGCCGCACGCATCAAGCTGGAACGCGAGGTCCGCGGCTGGAGTACGGTGAAGCTCGCCGAGGAGATGGCCGCCGCCGGCCATCCGATCAACCAGTCGGCGATCTGGCGCATCGAGAGCGGCAAGCCCCGTCGCAGGGTCAACCTCGACGAGGCGCTCGGCTTCTGCCAGGTCTTCGACATCACCATGCAGGACCTGACCGGACCACCAGGAGAGCTGGCCACCCCCCGCGTCCGCGAGCTCGCCCAGACGTACGTCCAGATGACGCTGGAGTACCGCCAACTGCGAGCGGCGATCGACCGGAACCAGATGCACCTGCGCGAGATCCAAATGGAACTCGACGCCTACGGGGACAAGGGCCCTGAACAGAGAGGACAGGTTGACGAACTCCTCCGACTCGAAGAACGAGCCGCGATGAGAAACCTGCACCCTTCGCAGGCACGCCGGCGAAACCAGGGGCAGCCACCCGCCGACGAGTAG
- a CDS encoding DUF397 domain-containing protein, with the protein MTANWRTSSYTETQNCVEVADHDPTTVMVRDTKARGRGMIEVQPATWTAFVEHAKQREH; encoded by the coding sequence ATGACCGCGAACTGGCGAACCAGCTCCTACACAGAAACGCAGAACTGCGTCGAAGTAGCAGACCACGACCCGACCACGGTGATGGTCCGGGACACCAAGGCACGTGGCCGGGGAATGATCGAAGTCCAACCAGCCACGTGGACGGCCTTCGTAGAGCATGCCAAGCAGAGAGAGCACTGA
- a CDS encoding DnaB-like helicase N-terminal domain-containing protein, which translates to MPQGTTLPSEMPSRFDEGAAPMEPPYNVDAERAVLGACMHKSDVIDVVRPIVGEDAFYRPAHETIWRALLAQHREDKPTDPIVLTELLQQQGDLERVGGRPYLHQLADVHYGTGGAEHHAEIIREKANLRRLLASAIHTVQRAQEPGADPEAIRSEVEAEMRAERERALASGQGRLNRFAVDGWSFVKETGADAEPLWGTRDKTVWAPGESLMIVGAPGVGKTTLAHQVIFARLGLSETVLEMPVAPSRRVLYLAMDRPKQIAKAMARRVFDTDEAILRERLVVWEGPLPATLDKEPDLLADLAAAHQADTIVIDSLKDAVSTMVDDSLAVAFHNARMRALRGGVEILELHHQRKATADAPRGQRPSLDQVYGSTWITAGAGSVLFVTGRAGDPAVTLHHLKTPTGEVGPLDVTHDHKRGTTTVDPTKDPAVLLRNAPGGMTARDLATVLIGGGDPERADVEKARRHLARLVDSGLATRADGVAGGAGGGQQTRYYASSRHLTAVG; encoded by the coding sequence ATGCCTCAGGGTACGACCCTGCCGTCCGAGATGCCATCCCGCTTCGACGAGGGCGCCGCGCCGATGGAGCCTCCGTACAACGTGGACGCCGAACGCGCGGTCCTCGGCGCCTGCATGCACAAATCCGACGTCATCGACGTGGTCCGGCCCATCGTGGGAGAGGATGCCTTCTACCGGCCCGCGCACGAGACGATCTGGCGCGCACTCCTCGCCCAGCACCGCGAGGACAAGCCGACCGACCCGATCGTCCTGACCGAGCTGCTCCAGCAGCAAGGGGACCTGGAGCGCGTCGGTGGCCGTCCCTACCTGCATCAACTCGCCGACGTGCACTACGGCACCGGTGGCGCGGAGCACCACGCGGAGATCATCCGCGAGAAGGCCAACCTCCGCCGCCTGCTCGCCTCCGCGATCCACACCGTCCAGCGCGCCCAGGAGCCGGGCGCCGACCCCGAGGCGATCCGCAGCGAGGTCGAAGCGGAGATGCGGGCCGAGCGCGAGCGGGCACTCGCCTCGGGCCAGGGCCGACTGAACCGCTTCGCCGTCGACGGGTGGTCCTTCGTCAAGGAGACCGGCGCGGACGCCGAGCCCCTGTGGGGCACCCGGGACAAGACCGTCTGGGCGCCTGGCGAGAGCCTGATGATCGTGGGCGCACCCGGTGTCGGCAAGACCACCCTGGCCCACCAGGTGATCTTCGCCCGCCTCGGCCTGTCGGAGACGGTCCTGGAGATGCCGGTCGCCCCCAGCAGGCGGGTGCTCTACCTGGCCATGGACCGGCCCAAGCAGATCGCCAAGGCCATGGCCCGCCGCGTCTTCGACACCGACGAGGCGATCCTGCGTGAGCGGCTCGTCGTCTGGGAAGGGCCACTGCCCGCCACCCTCGACAAGGAGCCCGACCTCCTCGCCGACCTCGCCGCCGCCCACCAGGCCGACACCATCGTGATCGACAGCCTCAAGGACGCAGTGAGCACGATGGTCGACGACAGCCTCGCGGTCGCCTTCCACAACGCCCGCATGCGCGCCCTGCGAGGCGGTGTGGAGATCCTGGAGCTTCACCACCAGCGCAAGGCCACCGCCGACGCCCCGCGCGGCCAGCGCCCCAGCCTGGACCAGGTCTACGGCTCCACCTGGATCACCGCCGGCGCGGGCAGCGTCCTGTTCGTCACCGGCCGGGCGGGCGACCCCGCCGTCACCCTGCACCACCTCAAGACCCCCACCGGTGAGGTCGGCCCGCTGGACGTCACCCACGACCACAAGCGCGGCACCACCACGGTCGACCCGACCAAGGACCCCGCCGTTCTGCTGCGCAACGCTCCAGGCGGCATGACCGCCCGCGACCTGGCGACCGTCCTCATCGGTGGAGGCGACCCCGAACGCGCCGACGTCGAAAAGGCACGGCGCCACCTGGCCCGCCTGGTCGACAGCGGCCTGGCCACCAGGGCCGACGGCGTCGCCGGAGGAGCCGGAGGCGGGCAGCAGACCCGCTACTACGCCTCCTCCCGCCACCTCACCGCCGTCGGCTGA
- a CDS encoding relaxase family protein has protein sequence MIANIVKPGSNTRGVLRYIFGRGKATVHSDQHIVASWDGFVPDPGPEGSPGHEERMDQLVKALDLRVKQAGDQAPEGHVWHCSLRAAPEDRILTDAEWEHIARRIVHATGIAPTGDPDGCRWIAVRHADDHIHIVATKMRGDLRPPRNWNDYHRAMTELTAIEEDFGLTRVPRGRQAAAGTPAAKRPTRAEQEKAKRTGRSKDTRAELRHVVRTALARAEDLQEFFNLLADAGLQVETRTLPSGDLQGYKVALPGDTNDNDEPVFYSGSSLATDLSLPQIQQRLAAAEAPATETSPAGRRPNPWHQAATATERIRHHIDHSPADVVQAHLVAFGETLYALPLYAPAHLKAELHRAAVAFEHAAHTRARVDHQHARALRGAIKAMRHHPADGSGLAMLLDAAILVATAVQRHNALRHQDRQVAAARQALLHLRAAYDQTAPAPLATMAAHKPPAGAVRRYVQHVRDAVPAYAEQILAEPAWEALAAALAAAEAAGHDPAELLHHAAGRRSLGDATSPAKTLTWRIQRLGNRHVPGRQARAAQARSPRIAHVPSTVRATAATPPTSTPPSSHTHRSR, from the coding sequence GTGATCGCGAACATCGTCAAACCGGGCAGCAACACCCGCGGCGTACTGAGGTACATCTTCGGCCGAGGTAAAGCCACCGTGCACAGCGACCAGCACATCGTCGCCTCCTGGGACGGCTTCGTACCCGACCCCGGCCCCGAAGGCAGCCCCGGCCACGAGGAGCGGATGGACCAGCTCGTCAAGGCCCTCGACCTGCGCGTCAAACAGGCCGGCGACCAGGCCCCGGAGGGGCACGTGTGGCACTGCTCGCTGCGCGCAGCGCCCGAGGACCGCATCCTCACCGACGCCGAATGGGAACACATCGCGCGCCGCATCGTGCACGCGACCGGCATCGCCCCCACCGGCGATCCGGACGGCTGCCGCTGGATCGCGGTGCGCCACGCCGACGACCACATCCACATCGTCGCCACCAAGATGCGCGGGGACCTGCGACCGCCCCGCAACTGGAACGACTACCACCGCGCCATGACCGAACTCACGGCGATCGAGGAAGACTTCGGCCTCACCCGCGTCCCCCGCGGACGCCAGGCCGCCGCCGGCACCCCGGCCGCCAAGCGCCCCACCCGCGCCGAGCAGGAGAAGGCCAAGCGCACCGGCCGAAGCAAGGACACACGTGCAGAACTCCGCCACGTCGTCCGCACGGCGCTCGCCCGCGCCGAAGACCTTCAGGAGTTCTTCAACCTGCTCGCCGACGCCGGCCTCCAGGTCGAAACCCGCACTCTGCCCTCCGGCGACCTGCAGGGCTACAAGGTCGCCCTGCCCGGCGACACCAACGACAACGACGAGCCCGTCTTCTACTCCGGCTCCAGCCTCGCCACCGACCTCTCCCTCCCTCAGATACAGCAGCGCCTCGCCGCCGCCGAAGCTCCCGCCACCGAAACCTCACCGGCCGGGCGCCGACCCAACCCGTGGCACCAGGCCGCCACGGCCACCGAACGCATCCGCCACCACATCGACCACAGCCCCGCCGACGTCGTGCAGGCCCATCTGGTCGCCTTCGGCGAGACCCTCTACGCCTTGCCCCTCTACGCCCCCGCCCATCTGAAGGCCGAACTCCACCGGGCCGCCGTCGCCTTCGAGCACGCCGCCCACACCCGTGCCCGCGTCGACCACCAGCACGCTCGCGCCCTGCGCGGCGCGATCAAGGCGATGCGCCACCACCCCGCCGACGGCAGCGGCCTGGCGATGCTCCTGGACGCCGCCATCCTCGTCGCCACCGCCGTACAGCGCCACAACGCGCTGCGGCACCAAGACCGGCAGGTCGCCGCCGCCCGCCAAGCCCTGCTCCACCTCCGGGCCGCCTACGACCAGACAGCCCCCGCACCCCTGGCGACCATGGCCGCCCACAAGCCTCCGGCCGGCGCCGTCCGCCGGTACGTCCAGCACGTCCGTGACGCTGTTCCGGCCTACGCCGAGCAGATCCTCGCCGAACCCGCCTGGGAGGCCCTGGCCGCCGCCCTCGCCGCCGCCGAGGCAGCCGGGCACGACCCGGCCGAACTCCTCCACCACGCAGCAGGGCGGCGCTCGCTGGGCGACGCCACGTCTCCGGCCAAAACCCTCACCTGGCGCATCCAACGCCTCGGTAACCGGCACGTGCCCGGCCGCCAAGCACGGGCCGCACAAGCCCGCAGCCCTCGCATCGCCCATGTCCCGTCCACAGTGCGAGCCACCGCCGCGACACCCCCCACATCCACGCCGCCGTCATCCCACACACACCGGTCGCGGTGA
- a CDS encoding helix-turn-helix domain-containing protein yields MSQPALPISQIAQLLDVPEDALRTLMAERRTAGDKTLVALTVAEAARRIGIGRTKLYEYISSGEIRSVKIGSLRRIPTEAVGEFLARRFRASDFDAAA; encoded by the coding sequence TTGTCGCAGCCCGCCCTGCCCATATCCCAGATAGCCCAGCTCCTGGACGTCCCCGAAGACGCCCTGCGCACCCTGATGGCCGAGCGGCGAACCGCCGGCGACAAAACCCTGGTCGCCCTCACCGTCGCCGAAGCCGCCCGCCGGATCGGCATCGGCCGCACCAAGCTGTACGAGTACATCTCCTCCGGGGAGATACGTTCCGTCAAGATCGGTAGCCTGCGCCGCATACCCACCGAGGCGGTCGGTGAATTCCTAGCCCGTCGCTTTCGGGCCTCGGACTTCGACGCCGCGGCCTGA
- the mobC gene encoding plasmid mobilization relaxosome protein MobC, whose amino-acid sequence MHDPHRELATPQQEMTTGLNSAASKGVGPSIGRSNADSSAPGGAEEQLRREGAPEQESGAGEDVAAEQQTPVVRAADEAALYRVLRRRERCDDGRREARVDARYSAAEKAAIMARAKAMGIAGAHLVGAVVMAFVNGETHLPDQRTAYDDAIDEFAALRTEIARIGTNANQIARRLNSGGDPHPVDAAVLGRAERLLATARDAVKAVDEAAYRAAGQKAGRA is encoded by the coding sequence ATGCACGATCCGCACCGCGAACTCGCCACCCCCCAGCAGGAGATGACCACCGGCCTGAACAGCGCAGCAAGCAAGGGCGTTGGACCGTCCATCGGCCGGTCCAACGCGGACTCCTCCGCGCCGGGGGGCGCGGAGGAGCAGCTCCGGCGCGAGGGCGCGCCGGAGCAGGAGTCGGGGGCGGGCGAAGACGTCGCTGCCGAGCAGCAGACACCTGTCGTACGCGCTGCCGACGAAGCCGCGCTCTATCGTGTCCTGCGCCGCCGCGAACGCTGTGACGACGGCCGTCGCGAGGCCCGTGTCGATGCCCGTTACAGCGCCGCCGAGAAGGCCGCGATCATGGCCAGGGCCAAGGCGATGGGCATCGCCGGCGCCCACCTGGTCGGCGCGGTCGTCATGGCCTTTGTCAACGGCGAGACGCACCTGCCCGACCAGCGCACCGCCTACGACGACGCCATCGACGAATTCGCCGCCCTGCGCACCGAGATCGCCCGGATCGGCACCAACGCCAACCAGATAGCGCGCCGTCTCAACTCCGGCGGTGATCCACACCCTGTGGACGCCGCCGTCCTGGGCCGGGCCGAACGCCTCCTGGCCACTGCCCGCGACGCGGTGAAGGCCGTGGACGAGGCCGCTTACCGGGCCGCCGGGCAGAAGGCGGGCCGGGCGTGA
- a CDS encoding DUF317 domain-containing protein produces the protein MAGDDRALAERIGDTLVGLGWRMWPTARSTLLYVSPDGLCGAEWVLAAYPFELGGLPVAWQLSARSHAASVMTAWNAYFTAGIPYEALADLLVAIDTHKNPDIGFDGPETVLNALCVRGWIRDVDRPRTTAVDPGFSSSVSLEMLPPLIEDADPRPDLVGWQAWADPVPGAPYMWCASFSASVPHGLVAAFASSLASPVPVPRRTVPESAEGRLTVVRRS, from the coding sequence TTGGCCGGTGACGATCGCGCGCTTGCCGAGCGGATCGGCGACACCCTGGTCGGCCTCGGCTGGCGGATGTGGCCCACCGCCCGCAGCACCCTGCTGTACGTGAGCCCAGACGGGCTGTGCGGCGCCGAATGGGTCCTTGCGGCCTACCCGTTCGAGCTGGGTGGGCTGCCGGTGGCCTGGCAGCTGAGCGCCCGCTCGCATGCCGCCTCCGTGATGACCGCGTGGAACGCGTACTTCACCGCCGGCATCCCGTACGAGGCCCTCGCCGATCTCCTCGTGGCGATCGACACCCATAAGAATCCCGACATCGGCTTCGATGGGCCCGAGACCGTCCTCAACGCGCTCTGTGTCCGCGGCTGGATCCGTGACGTGGATCGGCCTCGCACCACCGCGGTGGACCCCGGCTTCTCCTCCAGCGTGTCCCTGGAGATGCTGCCGCCACTCATCGAGGACGCCGACCCACGTCCCGACCTGGTGGGCTGGCAGGCTTGGGCGGACCCTGTTCCTGGTGCCCCGTATATGTGGTGCGCCAGTTTCAGCGCCAGCGTCCCGCACGGCCTGGTTGCCGCGTTCGCCTCCTCGCTCGCGTCGCCGGTTCCGGTGCCCCGCCGCACCGTTCCCGAGAGCGCCGAGGGCCGGCTCACCGTCGTCCGCCGCAGCTGA